The genomic stretch CTGCAATGCGGTAATAATTGGCAAGGCTTTGGTATACCCGCTTGATAAAGTCAATGGGAGGATAGGATTGCTCTGCTCGCTCCACCAAAACATCGAGGTCCTTGTCATGGTAAATCAGTACCGCAAAGGCCTTCCATTCATCACGCCCCGCCCTTCCGGCTTCCTGGTAATAGTTCTCCAGGTTTTCTGGCAAATCCACATGGATAACGATACGTACATCCGGCTTGTCAATCCCCATACCGAAGGCATTGGTAGCGACTATTACCCTCACTTTGTTATTTTTCCAATCCATCTGTCGCTGTTCCCGCAGTGCTTTTTCCAGACCTGCGTGATAAAAAGTTGCCGAAACCCCTAACCGATATAGCGCTTGGGCCAGCTCTTTGGTGGCCTTCCTGCTTCTTACATACACGATGGCCGAGCCACTTACTTTTTGCAGGATTTCAATGGCTTTTTCAAGCTTGTTCTCGGCTTTACGAACAGCATAAGACAGGTTCTTTCGGGAAAAGGACTTTACAAAAACTGCAGGATCCTTTAACTCCAACTTTTCCATGATATCTGCCTTGACCTGCATGGTCGCTGAGGCAGTGAGGGCAATAAAAGGCACCTTAGGATGATATTCCCGCAGTGCGGCAATTTCCAAATAAGGAGGCCTGAAATCATACCCCCATTGGGAAATACAATGGGCCTCGTCAATGGCCACCATACTGACTTTCATGCGCTTAAACCGCTCGATGAACAGGTCCGATTTCAATCGCTCAGGCGAGACATAAAGAAACTTATAATTGCCATAGATACAGTTGTCCAGCGTAGTGTCAATCTCCCTTTTTCGCATGCCTGAGTAAATGGCCGTGGCCAGCACTCCCCGCTTCCGCAAATTATCCACTTGGTCTTTCATCAGGGCTATCAAGGGACTAACGACAATGCAGATTCCTTCCTGCATCAATGCAGGCACTTGGAAGCAAATGGATTTCCCTCCGCCTGTGGGCAAAAGCGCCAATGTATCCTTCCCAGACGCTACCGAAAGGACAATATCCAGCTGCATGGGTCTGAAATCATCATACCCAAACACCTTTTTCAATACCGAAAGCGCCTTTGTCTTCAATTTACCAGTCGATTTTTTTCTTTTCCAAAAACGCTTTTATTCCCTGTTTACAATCTTCCGTCTCACGGGCTTTGGCATTCATCCGTGCAGCATAGTCCAGGGCTTCCTCCATGGACATGTCCTGAACTTCGGTGATCATCTTTTTGGTCATGGCCATGGCCTCACCTGAGTTCCGTTCAATAAGTCCCTGAGCCACTTGGTAAACGTTTTCTTCCAGCTCATCTGCTTCGAAAACATCATTGACAAGCCCTGTCTCCCGAGCATCGGCTGCCTCCACTAGTTCTCCGGTAAGCAAGAGCTCCTTGGCCTTTCCTTCTCCAAGCTTTCGCAAAAGAAACACCAATACCATCGCAGGCACAAAACCAATTCTCACCTCGGTATATCCCATTTTGGCCTGGGGCACAGCATAGGCAAAATCACACACGGAAATCAATCCACAGCCCCCGGCCAGTGCATGCCCCTGCACTTGGGCTATGACCACTTTGGGGAAGGTATAGATTCTGTAAAAGAGTTCTTTTAGTCTTTCACTATCTTCCAGATTCTCCTCAAAAGTATTGTCCTGCATCCTTTTGATATCTTCCAAATCGGCTCCAGAGCAAAACACCTTGCCTTCTGCTTTGATAATGGTTACCTTCACTTCATCAGCAGTCTCACACTTATCCAGTGCCTGCTGAAGTCCACTGACCATGGCGGCATTCAGTGCATTCCGCTTTTCGGGCCTGGCCAAAATCACGTAGCCAACACGGCCTTTTTGCTCAAATTTTACTTGCTCTTCCATAATTTGGGGAGTTGATTGAATGAAGATAGGGTGTCCAAGCTGTTCTTCCAAAAAAATAGATTCGCTCACTCAAAAATAAGTCTTACGCCACCCTTCTTGGTGGACAATTCACTTGTTTCAGCCATTTTACTCCAGCCGTCACCATTGTAAAAAGCCGCTGATATTCCTGTATTTTCCTCCAACCGGATCCCTCCATTCTGTGCCGTCACCACATGGCCATTGGGCAAGAAAACCAGAAACCCTTCGCCTTGACCAGCAAAAACCATCGGAAGTAATGCGGAAGGTTTGCTTGCCATTCTATGGGGTAGGACCTGATAATCGAGGTCTTTTTCGGGAACAAATTGCTGGAAGAAACCGGCAAAATCCCCTGAATGATAATCCATCGCCACTCCCTCTCCAATGCTATACACATAGAGCTTCTCTCGATGATCCCGGCCAAAGTACGACCACCAACTCCCAGCAATAAGCCCAACAATGACCAAAACGGCACCATAGGCAAATGCTTTTTTTCTTTTTACCAAAAACAGGTAAAGGCATGCCATTATCCCCCAAAGCAAAATCACAGTCGTCGCTTTCAGGGTTATCCCTTCTGTCTGGGCGTAAGGAAGGGTATCGAAGAGAAAAACACCCCCATTCATAACTTTTAGCAATTGTTCTAAAAGCCAGCCCAGCGGCCACCATGTCCAGCCTACCAATGAAAGCAACATAAACGGCAAACCAACCGCCATGACCAAAAAAGCATTTGGAATGACCCACAAATTGGAAAGTAAAAAATAATTGGGAAAGACATGAAAATAATAAGCAGACAATGGAAAAGTCGCCAGTTGGGCGGCTATGCTGACCGAAGTAATTTCCCACAGATAATACATGACCTTGTTTTTGGGCAGCCAAATAGACACAATGGCCGGCTGCAAGATCAAAATCCCAAACATGGCCGCATAGGAAAGCTGAAACCCCACTTCAAAGATAATGAACGGATTGAAAAGCATCAGCAATAACGCTGAAATGGCCAAGGTGTTAAATACAGAAGAGCTTCTGGACTGCATTTGAGCAAGTGAAAGCACGGTAAACATCGTCGCTGCCCGCATGACGGATGGAGACATTCCTGTGAGCATCGCGTAAATCCATATGAGCAGCACCACGACTGACAAGAACAACATACGCTTCCCAGTAGAAAGCTGTGAAGGTTTAAAAAACAACAGGAAAAAGCCATAGATCATCCCCACATGCAGGCCAGAAACCGCCAGCACATGCATGGCTCCTGCCGTGACGTAGGCCTCACTGACCGCTTCGCCCAAATCAGCTTTTTGCCCTAGCAGCAGGGCTTTTCCCACTTCCAACGCATGATTATCCTCAAAAGTCTGCGCTAGAAGCTTTCCAAGCCTTTCCCGCACTAGCAGTATTGAGCCAGACAGCGAGAACCGGCCCTCCGTCCCCAACCTTATAACTTTATCATTCACAAAATGCTGATGATACACCTGCTTCCTAGCCATAAACCTCCGGTAATCAAACCCTTTGGGATTTTTGGGAGGAGCGATGCGCTGGGGAGCTCCGATAACCCAAATCACGTCTCCTGGGCGCAACGGACTTTCCAACCGGTGATAGATCAATACCTTACCAGAGGCTTTTTGATAGCCGGCGCTTGTTTGGACATACTTGACGGCCAGTTCATTCCCATAGGTACTGGTCTTGGGCTCATCTGGCGAAATCACCTCTCCCATATACCCCTGCACCTCACCCATATGCAAAAGATGGTCGTCATCGGTGGCGATATCCTTCCGAGCGGTAAATGCATATCCAGCAATAATCAACAGCAGATAGGCCAAAAGTGGAAAAAACACCCGAAATTTAAAACGATTACTCCTTCCATTAACGATCGCCAGCCCCAGGTAAATCAGCAAAATCGTAGCCATCACTATCCAAAGCACCACGGAGGAAAATATGCTTCCAAAAACCGTGTAGCACACAATCCCTACGACAAAAAACAGGACGTACCTCAAGAAAGGAAATTCATTAAACTTCATAAATGCTGAAAAAAGTCATTTTATAAATTAACAAATCCCAGACTGTTAATCAAATCCCCTTTCCAGGACGGAAAAAAGGTTATTAGATGAGAGCCTTCACTTTCCACTAAAAGCACCATCAATTGCGGACCAAGCAATATTTCCGAAGGACGAGAAACTTCTAGGTGGTTTTGGTAAGCATATTTCTCTTTCATCTAGCAATAGGAATGCGTACTCCAGTATAAAAAAATCAGCGCAAATCTTATTAATCTGCACCATCTGCGTGCTATCGAAACCAACCCTAATCCCTCAACTTTTTCGCTTGACCATCAATTGCTAAAATCAATAATTCCGAAAAAATAAAAAAGGCTACCCATTATGGATAGCCCGCTTTTTTTCCTTTAAAATCAGTTGATTTCTAGAACCTGTAACCAATGCTGATACCGGCATTTACCTCCACAGCTGAAAATCTGTCATTCACCTCTTCGCTAAAGCCCCTCACGATATTTACATAAGGTGCTATCGCAAATTTGTCGCGCTGCACCCATTTGTATCCAGCACCAATTCCGATCATGCCGCTATTCATGTCAGTAACAGCAATGCCACCATTACCATCTGGCTCTGTAAAATCTCCAAAACGGTACTTAAAGAAGGGATAAACATAGATGTTTCCTTGCTCAGGATCATTGTTCAGGAAGTAGAAATTATAAGAAACCAATAAACTACTGGTATTAAACTTCTTCCCATCGCCTTGTCCATTATAGCCAAAGCGGTCATTGATCAGGTACTCCACTCCAATGGACTGATCGCTGTCCACAAATCGCTCATAACCGATTTCCACCGATCCCTGAACGATTGTATTCAAAATATTCAATTTGATTTCATTTGGGTTGTAATCCGTTTGGGCGTAAGCCCCCATCATCATGCCAGAAAACAGGACAATTAGTAATAGCTTTTTCATAATATGATAAATTCAAATAATAGGTATATATAAATAATAAAAACTTGGTAAATCCTACCCCGAAGTACAAATCATGACAAACACATCACAAATATCGCTCCATTTTGTAATGGAGAATATCGCATTCGGAAAAAATATCTCCTACTTTTTCAAAACCAAACTTAGCGTAAAGCGGAACGGCTTGCAGCTGAGCATGGAGATAGAGGTATTTTCCATCGGTACCCTCTGCGGAAGCTATATCGTCCAGGGTAGCCTTCACCAGTGCCTGGCCCACCCCTTTTCCTCTTGCTTCTGCCAAAACGGCAAAACGCTCCAACTTAATTCCCTTTTCCGTAACTCGCCATCGGGCCGTCCCCACTGGCACATTGTCTAAAATGGCAAGGACGTGCGTGGAAATTTCTTCAAATTCATCGTACTCTTCTGCCGGGGGCACATTCTGACCAACCACAAAAACCTCTTGGCGAATGCCAAACACCTTGTCCAATGTGCCCTTATCCGTTACCTTTTTTACGGTTATTTTGTTCATCTTTAAACTGCTCCTTTTGCTGATCATCCCGATCGTAAGCTTCAATAATGGATTTCACTAACTTGTGCCTGATGACGTCTTTCCCGCTGAGATTGACCAGCCCAATACCCTTGACATCCTTCAGGACACGTAATGCTTCCCTTAATCCGGATATTTGCTTGGACGGCAGGTCCACTTGGCTTTGATCACCATTGATAATCACCTTGGAATTTGGCCCCATACGGGTCAAAAACATTTTGATCTGCTCTCTTGTGGTATTTTGTGCTTCATCGAGTAGCACGAAAGCATCGTTCAGTGTCCTTCCTCTCATATACGCCAGCGGGGCAATTTCGATTACGCGATTTTCCTGATAAAATTTCAGTTTTTCTGCCGGTACCATATCGCCTAAAGCATCATAAATTGGCCTCAGGTAAGGATCCAGCTTTTCTTGTAAATCGCCGGGCAAAAAGCCTAAGTTTTCCCCAGCTTCTACTGCTGGCCGAGTGATAATGATCCGTTTCACTTCCCTGTTTTTCAAAGCTCTTACAGCCAAGGCCACAGCGATATAGGTCTTCCCAGTCCCTGCAGGGCCTAGGGCAAAAACCAGGTCATTCTTGTAGGCAGCATCCACCAGTTTTCGTTGGTTGGTGGACTTTGGTTTGATGGCCAGCCCCTTGTTGCCATAGACGATGATGTCATTTTTAGGGTCTTCCTCAAAGGGCACTCCTTCCAGCTCGATATATTCCTTTACATTTTCCGGAGTGACCTGACCAAACCGGTTGAAATGTTGCAGCAACATATTAAGTACATCGTTAATGCGGATGATTTCAGGTGCCCTGCCCTGAATGCGAATTTCATTTCCGCGAGAAACAATTTTGCTTTTGGGAAATGCCGCAGCGATCTGGCGGATGTTCTCATTCTCAGTGCCGAGAAAATCCAAAAGCGGAATATTTTCTAAAGTAATTACCTTTTCTACCAATCCGTTAATATGTATTTAGGGTTGTCAGATTATTCTTGCAAGAATAAAATTTCTATTTTTGTTTATACTTTACAAAAGTACAAAAATTTAATTGACTTCGTTCTATGGCCTTAGTAACATTCCTGTCAGATTTTGGAGATAGCGATTATTATGTACCTGCCGTCAAAGCTAGGATGTTATCCATTAACCCTCAGCTTCATATCATCGATATCACCCATAAGATTGACGCTTATGATATCGCACATGCGGCTTTTATCCTGCGATCTGTCTACAAGGAATTCCCCAAGGGCACCATTCACTTGGTCGCTCTCAACAGTACCAGTAGCATGACAGACGGTTTTATCGGTGTCAAACTGGAAGAACATATCTTCGTGGGACCAAACAATGGGGTCCTCAGCATGCTGGCGGATTATGATCCGGGTATCGTCGTGAAATTTGCCGACATCCATATCAAAGACAGCACCTTCCCTGCCAAAGATATCCTCGCACCCATCGCTGCTAAAGTAGCCAGTGGGGCAGCGATACATGATTTTGGTGGACCGCTCCAAGCCATCCGCAAAATGATGCCGCGTCAAATCAAAGCGACCAAAAAGCAGATCGTCGGTCATGTCCTGCGCATGGACGGGTATGGCAACCTGATCACCAATATTCCCAAAAATGTCTTTGAACAGCTCAACCCTGGCAAATTCACCCTTGAGTTTAGCCGTGAAGTGATAACCGAGCTCCATCCATCCTATGATAGTGTAGAGCCTGGAGATTGCTTTGCGTTATTTAATAGCCTTGACTTTTTGGAAATAGGCATTAATCATGGCCATGGAGGTGATTTGCTGGGATTAAAATACGACAGCCCCGTGGTCATCAATTTCCATAGGGAAGAAGAATAAAAATACAGCACAAATAACTACATGAACACTAAACACTTACCCATATCAGGGGTTATCCCTATTGAAAAAAATTAAAATTAGTAGGCTGTAGTTATTGCATAGAAAAAAATCTTTGTCCATATTTGCATCCCGTTCGGAATGGAATGGGGAAAAGCATAGTGAAAACTATCAAGCCTTGGTGGCGGAATTGGTAGACGCGTTGGTCTCAAACACCAATGAGGTAACACTCGTGCCGGTTCGACTCCGGCCCAAGGTACAAAAAGCCCCTTCAGATGAAAATTTGAAGGGGCTTTTCTATTTTTAGGCAAACCATTGGCAAACGGTTTTAATTTTCTATCTAATAAGACTTTGTCCTTTCTCTCTCTGTTTCGGGTATTTCCCCAACTCTTTCCTCTTTCCGAAAAAGTCAAAAGTTTCTCATCTAATCTTCTGACGATACAGAAAAGCCACCTTACTCCGATGGCTTTTTTTGCAATTCCTCCTTACTCAAAACCACATCCTCATAGAGAATCTTCGTCAAATCAATAGTAGGTAGAATAAACTCTTCAAAATTAGTCTTTTTCAACTTCTCGTGTAACACACCTCTTGCCGTTCCCGCAGTAATCGTTGCTAAATGCCTACATAAACCCATAGGAAGTTCTATATCACTATTTTTCTTTTTTGAAGTGTAAAATGAATTGAAGTCTTCTTCCTTAATTTCAAAATCACAAGCAACCTCTAAAATTATAAAAGGTTTTTCCTTGCAAGAAAACTGAATACTTATCCCAACTAAAACTGTTTGTTTTATGTCATCAGCCTTTATTGGAACCCCAACCTTCAACCCAACATCACAATTGTCCTCGTAATTTTCCTTCAATACCGCAAACTGTAATGTTTCGATATCAATTAATTTGAATTGAATATTTTTTTTCACTGCCATACTTAACTTGCCTCTGAATATTCATTCTGCCCATATTTACCTCTTGGATTAATAAATACAGCAGTATTAAAAGCCCCAAGCTTCTCATCAATCCTTATTTCATTAACCACTTTATACTCGGCACGTTCCTTTTTCACAACTTCTTCATCTTCTGATAAAATTGTCAACAATTGTATCCCTAAAGCTTTTTCCAATTTCACAATAGTACTGTAGGTAAAATTCTCCTCTCCCTTCACAATTTTACTTACTTGTTGAGCAGATACATTCATCTCTCTAGCCAAATCTGCCTTTCTCCAGCCAAGCTCATCTAGCCTCTCCAAAACCCTAAATGCAGTTTCTGAAGACCTCCTCAGCCAATCTCTATTCTCCCTTCTCCATTCAACTTTTTCTTTCCATCCAGATCTAGGAGACTTATTTGCTAATTCACGGATTTTCTTTTCTAGATTATTCATATCACTATATATCTAAATAGCCAAAATTCAATTCAGGATTATCTTTTTCTAGAAACCCCTTAACCAATTTAAGCTTTTTTAACTCATCATTTGTATGTTTTCTATATTCCATCCTATCTGTCAGTTTAATTGCTCCTCCTGTTACAATAATCATTGACCGATATCTAATTGCATATATTCTTAAATAGCTCTTTCTCTCCTCACCTTTTCCTTTTAGACTCTGCTTCTCATAAGATTTCTGGCCTTTTTCTCTATTATCTAATGGCTGGAATAGTTTTTCTAGTGTTGCATTTTCTTCTTGAGAGGCTGCATCATATAAAACATCAAACAATTCATTTGCATAGTCTTTTGCTTCCCTTACTACACGTTTTAAAATACATTTACCATATTTAATTTGATAGTCTCTTTGAAATCTCTTAAAAAAATCTCGCAAATATTCATTAGAAGTCCACTGATCATACAATAAACTAAGTGCATCCTCTTCATCACCATCATATTTTATCGAAAGAAGGTTATTTTTTGGAATATCAAAGGTACGAACTATTTCCATTTACTAAACCTATAAGTTTACTTTTTTGTTCAAAAATACAATTACATAAAATTTTCTTACTTTAAAAGCAGCAACAATATGAAAACAAAAACTCTGAAATTCAAGAATCATAATAAAAACTCCTTTGATGATTAATTTTAATGTTACCATTATATGGAACAATTATTAAATCACTTTTCATAATTCTTTCAATACAAACATCAAAAGCATCACTAAAAATTTAAATTCTTCTTTATATTTCACAGTTATAAAGTTTCCTATTACTGGCATCTAAATTAACTTGACGTTTG from Echinicola soli encodes the following:
- a CDS encoding RecQ family ATP-dependent DNA helicase; protein product: MKTKALSVLKKVFGYDDFRPMQLDIVLSVASGKDTLALLPTGGGKSICFQVPALMQEGICIVVSPLIALMKDQVDNLRKRGVLATAIYSGMRKREIDTTLDNCIYGNYKFLYVSPERLKSDLFIERFKRMKVSMVAIDEAHCISQWGYDFRPPYLEIAALREYHPKVPFIALTASATMQVKADIMEKLELKDPAVFVKSFSRKNLSYAVRKAENKLEKAIEILQKVSGSAIVYVRSRKATKELAQALYRLGVSATFYHAGLEKALREQRQMDWKNNKVRVIVATNAFGMGIDKPDVRIVIHVDLPENLENYYQEAGRAGRDEWKAFAVLIYHDKDLDVLVERAEQSYPPIDFIKRVYQSLANYYRIAVGSSLMVSYDFDITAFTNTYNLDLLLTYNALKILQGEALVELSEGYYSPSTFHFLIGQSRLYEYQIAHAALDPVIKVLLRMYGGELFSEYLKIREDKLASVLNIPEKEVVKLLERMDNLDIAAYNKKKDQPQVTFLTHRHDAGRLPLNTKRIAERRDTSVEKAKAMVGYVTNFQTCRTQQLLAYFGEVTDEQCGVCDVCLERKKAANAPSYLEQAREKLIQTLADGDAFTYQELLAKAKLSTTDEYAVNLLRTMEDEGQIVSLADGRIKINN
- a CDS encoding enoyl-CoA hydratase/isomerase family protein, producing MEEQVKFEQKGRVGYVILARPEKRNALNAAMVSGLQQALDKCETADEVKVTIIKAEGKVFCSGADLEDIKRMQDNTFEENLEDSERLKELFYRIYTFPKVVIAQVQGHALAGGCGLISVCDFAYAVPQAKMGYTEVRIGFVPAMVLVFLLRKLGEGKAKELLLTGELVEAADARETGLVNDVFEADELEENVYQVAQGLIERNSGEAMAMTKKMITEVQDMSMEEALDYAARMNAKARETEDCKQGIKAFLEKKKIDW
- a CDS encoding SAM hydrolase/SAM-dependent halogenase family protein, yielding MALVTFLSDFGDSDYYVPAVKARMLSINPQLHIIDITHKIDAYDIAHAAFILRSVYKEFPKGTIHLVALNSTSSMTDGFIGVKLEEHIFVGPNNGVLSMLADYDPGIVVKFADIHIKDSTFPAKDILAPIAAKVASGAAIHDFGGPLQAIRKMMPRQIKATKKQIVGHVLRMDGYGNLITNIPKNVFEQLNPGKFTLEFSREVITELHPSYDSVEPGDCFALFNSLDFLEIGINHGHGGDLLGLKYDSPVVINFHREEE
- a CDS encoding ComEC/Rec2 family competence protein; protein product: MKFNEFPFLRYVLFFVVGIVCYTVFGSIFSSVVLWIVMATILLIYLGLAIVNGRSNRFKFRVFFPLLAYLLLIIAGYAFTARKDIATDDDHLLHMGEVQGYMGEVISPDEPKTSTYGNELAVKYVQTSAGYQKASGKVLIYHRLESPLRPGDVIWVIGAPQRIAPPKNPKGFDYRRFMARKQVYHQHFVNDKVIRLGTEGRFSLSGSILLVRERLGKLLAQTFEDNHALEVGKALLLGQKADLGEAVSEAYVTAGAMHVLAVSGLHVGMIYGFFLLFFKPSQLSTGKRMLFLSVVVLLIWIYAMLTGMSPSVMRAATMFTVLSLAQMQSRSSSVFNTLAISALLLMLFNPFIIFEVGFQLSYAAMFGILILQPAIVSIWLPKNKVMYYLWEITSVSIAAQLATFPLSAYYFHVFPNYFLLSNLWVIPNAFLVMAVGLPFMLLSLVGWTWWPLGWLLEQLLKVMNGGVFLFDTLPYAQTEGITLKATTVILLWGIMACLYLFLVKRKKAFAYGAVLVIVGLIAGSWWSYFGRDHREKLYVYSIGEGVAMDYHSGDFAGFFQQFVPEKDLDYQVLPHRMASKPSALLPMVFAGQGEGFLVFLPNGHVVTAQNGGIRLEENTGISAAFYNGDGWSKMAETSELSTKKGGVRLIFE
- a CDS encoding GNAT family N-acetyltransferase, with the protein product MNKITVKKVTDKGTLDKVFGIRQEVFVVGQNVPPAEEYDEFEEISTHVLAILDNVPVGTARWRVTEKGIKLERFAVLAEARGKGVGQALVKATLDDIASAEGTDGKYLYLHAQLQAVPLYAKFGFEKVGDIFSECDILHYKMERYL
- a CDS encoding DUF3575 domain-containing protein; this translates as MKKLLLIVLFSGMMMGAYAQTDYNPNEIKLNILNTIVQGSVEIGYERFVDSDQSIGVEYLINDRFGYNGQGDGKKFNTSSLLVSYNFYFLNNDPEQGNIYVYPFFKYRFGDFTEPDGNGGIAVTDMNSGMIGIGAGYKWVQRDKFAIAPYVNIVRGFSEEVNDRFSAVEVNAGISIGYRF
- a CDS encoding PhoH family protein; this encodes MVEKVITLENIPLLDFLGTENENIRQIAAAFPKSKIVSRGNEIRIQGRAPEIIRINDVLNMLLQHFNRFGQVTPENVKEYIELEGVPFEEDPKNDIIVYGNKGLAIKPKSTNQRKLVDAAYKNDLVFALGPAGTGKTYIAVALAVRALKNREVKRIIITRPAVEAGENLGFLPGDLQEKLDPYLRPIYDALGDMVPAEKLKFYQENRVIEIAPLAYMRGRTLNDAFVLLDEAQNTTREQIKMFLTRMGPNSKVIINGDQSQVDLPSKQISGLREALRVLKDVKGIGLVNLSGKDVIRHKLVKSIIEAYDRDDQQKEQFKDEQNNRKKGNG
- a CDS encoding helix-turn-helix transcriptional regulator translates to MNNLEKKIRELANKSPRSGWKEKVEWRRENRDWLRRSSETAFRVLERLDELGWRKADLAREMNVSAQQVSKIVKGEENFTYSTIVKLEKALGIQLLTILSEDEEVVKKERAEYKVVNEIRIDEKLGAFNTAVFINPRGKYGQNEYSEAS